One part of the Rutidosis leptorrhynchoides isolate AG116_Rl617_1_P2 chromosome 1, CSIRO_AGI_Rlap_v1, whole genome shotgun sequence genome encodes these proteins:
- the LOC139885986 gene encoding polycomb group protein FIE1, with translation MVKITLGCEPVVGSLTPSKKREYRVTNRLQEGKRPIYAVVFNFIDSRYYNVFATVGGNRVTVYQCLEGGVIAVLQSYIDEDKDESFYTVSWACGADGTPLLVAGGINGIIRVIDAGNEKIHKSLVGHGDSVNEIRTQTLKPSLVLSASKDESVRLWNVQNGICILIFAGAGGHRNEVLSVDFHPSDIYRIASCGMDNTVKIWSMREFWTYVEKSFTWEGLPSQFPTKYVQFPVLIASIHTNYVDCNRWLGDFILSKSVDSEFILWEPKMKDQSPGEGTVDILQKYPVPECDIWFIKLSCDFHYNAAAVGNREGKIFVWELQTSPPSLIARLSHIQSKSPIRQTAMSFDGSTILSCCEDGTIWRWDTVATASA, from the exons ATGGTGAAGATTACATTAGGTTGCGAACCAGTCGTCGGATCATTAACACCGTCTAAAAAGAGAGAGTATAGAGTTACTAATAGGTTACAAGAAGGAAAGCGTCCGATATACGCTGTCGTTTTCAATTTCATTGAttctcgttattacaacgtcttcgCCACCGTCGGTGGTAATCGC GTTACTGTATACCAATGTCTTGAAGGTGGTGTCATTGCTGTACTGCAGTCTTACATTGACGAAGAT AAGGACGAGTCATTTTACACTGTGAGCTGGGCATGCGGTGCTGACGGGACACCATTGCTAGTAGCTGGTGGAATCAATGGTATAATTCGTGTCATTGATGCTGGCAATGAAAAGATACACAAG AGTCTTGTTGGTCATGGGGATTCAGTAAATGAAATTAGAACACAAACGCTGAAACCTTCACTTGTGCTGTCTGCAAGTAAA GATGAATCCGTTCGCTTATGGAATGTTCAAAATGGAATATGCATTTTGATTTTTGCTGGAGCTGGTGGTCACCGCAATGAAGTCTTAAGTGTG GATTTCCATCCTTCAGATATATATCGTATTGCTAGTTGTGGTATGGATAACACTGTAAAGATCTGGTCAATGAGAG AGTTTTGGACATACGTTGAGAAATCTTTTACATGGGAGGGACTTCCTTCACAGTTTCCAACAAAATATGTGCAGTTTCCG GTGTTAATTGCGTCAATCCATACAAATTATGTCGACTGCAATAGGTGGCTTGGTGATTTCATACTATCCAAG AGCGTTGATAGTGAATTCATATTGTGGGAGCCAAAGATGAAAGATCAATCTCCAGGAGAG ggCACAGTAGATATCCTTCAGAAATATCCTGTTCCTGAATGTGACATCTGGTTTATAAAGCTTTCCTGCGATTTCCATTATAATGCAGCAGCTGTAG GTAACAGGGAAGGAAAAATTTTTGTATGGGAGTTGCAGACAAGTCCCCCTTCTCTTATTGCACG GTTATCTCATATTCAGTCCAAATCTCCTATCAGGCAAACTGCTATGTCATTTGATGGAAG CACAATACTTAGTTGCTGTGAAGATGGCACAATTTGGCGATGGGATACAGTGGCAACCGCATCAGCTTGA